The following proteins come from a genomic window of Brassica oleracea var. oleracea cultivar TO1000 unplaced genomic scaffold, BOL UnpScaffold01075, whole genome shotgun sequence:
- the LOC106320811 gene encoding glutathione S-transferase T3-like, with the protein MDSNPFLNLNFVDLLQSQQDSGIGLESSLIPLFGTQATEDSNFEPDSPLQRKERRSWSQTDDEVLISSWLNTRKDAVVGTEQKSGAFWKRIVDYFAASPKLAGLEKREPLHCKNRWHKINDLVCKFCGAYEAAARQKTSGQNENDILKQAHLIFLNNNKKNSLWNMRGRSFAMTRSGEDDAQSSTSHATEDVAGETVERPPGVKAAKRSGKKPMEEEKGREEFERIWYFKQEDLCRRERLSKIGLLDRLLAKTGPLHEYEETLKKKLITELFSMSLLFHVRVCCLFQIHEQWEWNNQRRRSSIMLVSRAKKLYYACVTGEEALVYLCHGVK; encoded by the exons ATGGATTCTAATccatttttgaatttaaattttgttgatcttctcCAAAGTCAACAAGATAGTGGCATAGGTTTAGAATCTTCTCTCATTCCTTTATTTGGCACGCAAGCCACAGAAGATTCAAACTTCGAGCCAGACAGTCCACTGCAGCGTAAAGAACGGAGGTCTTGGTCGCAAACAGATGATGAGGTCCTCATCAGCTCTTGGCTTAACACCAGAAAAGATGCGGTAGTTGGGACCGAGCAAAAGTCTGGGGCCTTCTGGAAGAGAATAGTAGACTACTTTGCTGCTAGCCCAAAGCTTGCAGGCCTTGAAAAAAGAGAGCCATTGCACTGCAAGAATCGgtggcacaagatcaatgacCTTGTCTGCAAGTTCTGCGGAGCATATGAAGCCGCAGCAAGACAGAAAACTTCAggccaaaatgagaatgatattCTCAAACAAGCTCATCTTATCTTCttgaacaacaataaaaaaaattcactctGGAACATGCGTGGAAGGAGCTTCGCCatgaccagaagtg gagaGGACGATGCTCAATCCTCAACATCTCACGCAACTGAGGATGTGGCTGGTGAAACGGTTGAGCGGCCCCCTGGTGTTAAGGCTGCCAAGCGCAGTGGTAAGAAGCCAATGGAAGAGGAGAAGGGGCGAGAGGAGTTTGAGCGGATTTGGTACTTTAAGCAAGAGGATTTGTGTAGGAGAGAAAGGCTCTCCAAGATAGGTCTACTTGACCGTCTACTTGCTAAAACAGGGCCACTCCATGAGTATGAAGAAACGCTAAAGAAGAAACTCATCACTGAGTTGTTCTCTA TGTCGTTGCTGTTTCATGTTCgtgtttgttgtttgtttcagATTCAT GAGCAATGGGAGTGGAATAATCAGAGACGAAGAAGCTCTATTATGCTTGTGTCACGGGCGAAGAAGCTCTACTATGCTTGTGTCACAGGCGAAGAAGCTTTGGTATACTTGTGTCACGGAGTGAAGTAG
- the LOC106320812 gene encoding probable LRR receptor-like serine/threonine-protein kinase At1g56140 isoform X1: protein MGRMYIAVAVWLVSMTCLFNAVRAQNGTKATTDPDEARALNKIFETWKITATDAWNISGELCSGAAIDDSVSIDNLFFNPLIKCDCSFVDSTICRIIALRARGMNVTGPIPQELWSLVYISNLNLNQNFLSGSLSPGIGNLTRMQWMTFGANALSGPLPKEIGLLTDLRSLAVDMNNFSGSLPPEIGNCTRLVKIYIGSSGLTGELPSSFVNLVNLEEAWINDIQLTGPIPAFLGNWTSLTTLRILGTNLSGPIPSTFANLASLTELRLGEISNSRSSLQFIRNMKSLSVLVLRNNNLTGTIPSNIADYLQLRQLDLSFNNLTGQIPSSLFNSSQLTHLFLGNNKLSGSLPIKKSSSLSNLDVSYNDLTGNLPSWVRLPNLQLNLIANHFTVGGSDRRVFPGLDCLQKNFPCNRGKGVYFNFSVNCGGPDIRSSSGALYEKDEGELGPASSFVSKTQRWAVSNVGLFTGSNSNQYRALSDTPFANTSDSELFQSARLSASSLRYYGLGLENGGYSVTLQFGEIQIQGSGTWTSLGRRLFDIYVQGKLVEKDFDVHRTANGSTSRVIQRVYKANVSENYVEIHLFWAGKGTCCIPAQGTYGPLVSAISATPDFIPTVANKLPPESKKKIGIIAGAIVGAGMISILVIAIILIIRRKRKTAADEEVLHSLDIRPYTFSYSELRAATQDFNPSNKLGEGGFGPVFKGKLNDGREIAVKQLSVASRQGKGQFVAEIATISAVQHRNPVKLYGCCIEGNQRMLVDEYLSNHSLDQALFEENSLQLGWSDRLEICLGVAKGLAYMHEESSSRIVHRDVKASNILLDSDLIPKLSDFGLAKLYDDKKTHISTRVAGTIGYLSPEYVMLGHLTEKTDVFAFGIVALEIVSGRPNSSPEMDDEKHYLLEWAWSLHQENRDMEVVDAGLTGYDEEEVKRVIGVAFLCTQTDHAVRPAMSRVVGMLTGHVEIREANAKPGYVSERTFENAMSFMSGGSTSSSLVLAPDTPKNSSK from the exons ATGGGGAGGATGTATATCGCAGTCGCAGTTTGGTTGGTGTCCATGACTTGTTTATTTAATGCGGTTCGAGCACAGAACGGAACCAAAGCTACTACTGATCCCGACGAAG CTCGGGCTCTGAACAAGATCTTCGAGACGTGGAAGATAACGGCGACGGATGCATGGAACATCAGCGGCGAACTCTGCAGCGGAGCAGCCATCGACGACAGCGTCAGCATCGACAACTTGTTCTTCAACCCTCTCATAAAATGCGACTGTTCCTTTGTCGACTCCACCATCTGCCGCATCATCGCTCT GAGGGCACGTGGGATGAATGTTACCGGACCTATTCCTCAAGAGCTTTGGAGTCTCGTTTACATCTCTAATCT GAACCTTAATCAGAATTTCTTGAGTGGCTCCTTGTCTCCTGGCATTGGTAATCTGACTCGCATGCAGTGGAT GACTTTTGGGGCCAATGCTTTGTCCGGTCCACTCCCCAAGGAAATAGGACTGCTCACTGATTTAAGATCTCT CGCTGTTGATATGAATAATTTCTCCGGCTCTCTACCGCCTGAGATTGGAAATTGCACCAGGCTTGTCAAAAT ATACATTGGAAGTTCAGGACTTACTGGTGAACTTCCTTCATCATTTGTTAATCTTGTCAACTTGGAAGAAGC TTGGATTAATGATATCCAACTTACAGGTCCGATACCTGCCTTCTTAGGAAATTGGACCAGTCTTACTACTCT GAGAATTCTGGGGACTAATTTGAGTGGTCCAATTCCATCTACATTTGCCAACTTAGCTTCGTTGACAGAACT GAGACTAGGTGAAATATCCAACAGCCGTTCTTCTCTTCAATTTATCCGGAACATGAAATCTCTAAGTGTTCT AGTATTACGGAACAATAATCTTACGGGCACAATACCTTCAAATATTGCAGATTACTTGCAGCTGCGACAACT TGATTTGAGTTTCAACAACCTAACTGGGCAGATTCCATCTTCGCTTTTCAACTCAAGCCAACTTACTCACTT GTTTCTGGGAAATAACAAGTTGAGCGGTTCCTTACCCATTAAAAAGAGTTCCTCTCTTAGTAATCT AGATGTTTCATACAATGATTTGACAGGAAATCTTCCTTCTTGGGTTCGCCTACCAAACTTGCAACT TAACCTGATTGCGAACCACTTTACAGTAGGAGGGTCTGACAGAAG GGTTTTCCCCGGACTGGACTGCCTCCAGAAGAATTTCCCCTGCAATCGAGGAAAAGGCGTAT ATTTCAACTTTTCTGTCAACTGTGGAGGCCCGGATATCAGGTCCAGTAGTGGAGCTTTGTATGAGAAAGACGAGGGGGAGCTTGGACCAGCTTCATCTTTCGTAAGTAAAACGCAGAGATGGGCAGTCAGCAATGTAGGACTATTTACTGGGAGTAACAGTAATCAATATAGAGCTCTTTCAGACACACCATTTGCAAACACTTCTGACTCAGAGCTTTTCCAATCAGCGAGGCTCTCTGCATCTTCTCTAAGGTATTACGGACTGGGGCTAGAAAACGGAGGCTATAGTGTAACACTTCAGTTTGGTGAAATACAAATACAAGGTTCTGGTACCTGGACAAGTCTTGGAAGGCGACTTTTCGATATATATGTCCAG gGAAAACTTGTTGAAAAGGATTTTGATGTGCATAGAACAGCTAACGGTTCTACTTCCCGGGTGATTCAAAGAGTTTATAAAGCAAATGTATCTGAAAATTACGTTGAAATTCATCTTTTCTGGGCTGGAAAAGGGACATGTTGTATTCCTGCTCAAGGGACATATGGGCCGTTAGTCTCTGCTATCAGTGCAACGCCAG ATTTCATACCTACTGTAGCTAATAAGTTGCCCCccgaatccaagaaaaaaattggtataattGCAGGGGCCATTGTAGGGGCAGGAATGATAAGTATCTTGGTGATTGCTATCATCTTAATCATCCGTCGGAAAAGAAAAACGGCGGCTGATGAAGAAG TGCTACACAGCCTGGACATAAGACCCTACACCTTTAGTTACTCAGAACTCAGAGCTGCAACTCAAGATTTTAATCCTTCCAACAAGCTTGGGGAGGGAGGATTTGGACCTGTTTTTAAG GGGAAACTGAACGATGGAAGAGAGATAGCCGTGAAGCAGTTATCAGTTGCATCGAGGCAAGGCAAGGGTCAATTTGTTGCGGAGATTGCCACTATATCAGCTGTTCAGCATCGCAACCCTGTAAAACTGTACGGATGCTGCATCGAGGGAAATCAGCGTATGCTTGTGGATGAATACCTCTCAAACCACAGTCTAGATCAAGCTCTGTTCG AGGAAAATAGCTTGCAACTTGGTTGGTCAGACCGTTTGGAGATATGCTTAGGAGTAGCAAAAGGTTTGGCATATATGCATGAGGAGTCAAGTTCTCGTATAGTGCACAGGGATGTGAAGGCAAGCAATATTCTGCTGGACTCGGACCTGATACCAAAACTCTCCGACTTTGGATTGGCCAAACTATATGATGATAAGAAGACGCACATAAGCACCCGAGTTGCAGGGACCAT AGGATATCTGTCACCGGAATACGTGATGCTTGGACATCTTACGGAGAAGACGGATGTGTTTGCCTTTGGTATAGTGGCTCTGGAAATTGTAAGCGGAAGGCCCAACTCCTCTCCAGAAATGGATGACGAGAAACACTACCTTCTCGAATGGGCATGGAGCCTACACCAAGAGAATCGTGATATGGAAGTAGTAGATGCGGGTCTAACAGGATATGACGAGGAAGAAGTGAAACGTGTAATAGGGGTAGCCTTCTTGTGCACACAGACAGATCACGCAGTACGGCCAGCGATGTCCCGAGTGGTAGGCATGTTGACGGGGCATGTGGAGATAAGGGAAGCCAATGCGAAGCCAGGGTACGTCTCTGAGAGAACATTCGAGAACGCAATGAGCTTCATGAGTGGTGGTTCAACGAGCTCGAGCTTGGTATTGGCCCCCGACACTCCAAAGAATTCATCCAAGTAG
- the LOC106320812 gene encoding probable LRR receptor-like serine/threonine-protein kinase At1g56140 isoform X2 — MGRMYIAVAVWLVSMTCLFNAVRAQNGTKATTDPDEARALNKIFETWKITATDAWNISGELCSGAAIDDSVSIDNLFFNPLIKCDCSFVDSTICRIIALRARGMNVTGPIPQELWSLVYISNLNLNQNFLSGSLSPGIGNLTRMQWMTFGANALSGPLPKEIGLLTDLRSLAVDMNNFSGSLPPEIGNCTRLVKIYIGSSGLTGELPSSFVNLVNLEEAWINDIQLTGPIPAFLGNWTSLTTLRILGTNLSGPIPSTFANLASLTELRLGEISNSRSSLQFIRNMKSLSVLVLRNNNLTGTIPSNIADYLQLRQLDLSFNNLTGQIPSSLFNSSQLTHLFLGNNKLSGSLPIKKSSSLSNLDVSYNDLTGNLPSWVRLPNLQLNLIANHFTVGGSDRRVFPGLDCLQKNFPCNRGKGVYFNFSVNCGGPDIRSSSGALYEKDEGELGPASSFVSKTQRWAVSNVGLFTGSNSNQYRALSDTPFANTSDSELFQSARLSASSLRYYGLGLENGGYSVTLQFGEIQIQGSGTWTSLGRRLFDIYVQGKLVEKDFDVHRTANGSTSRVIQRVYKANVSENYVEIHLFWAGKGTCCIPAQGTYGPLVSAISATPDFIPTVANKLPPESKKKIGIIAGAIVGAGMISILVIAIILIIRRKRKTAADEEVLHSLDIRPYTFSYSELRAATQDFNPSNKLGEGGFGPVFKGKLNDGREIAVKQLSVASRQGKGQFVAEIATISAVQHRNPVKLYGCCIEGNQRMLVDEYLSNHSLDQALFGMQIRGK; from the exons ATGGGGAGGATGTATATCGCAGTCGCAGTTTGGTTGGTGTCCATGACTTGTTTATTTAATGCGGTTCGAGCACAGAACGGAACCAAAGCTACTACTGATCCCGACGAAG CTCGGGCTCTGAACAAGATCTTCGAGACGTGGAAGATAACGGCGACGGATGCATGGAACATCAGCGGCGAACTCTGCAGCGGAGCAGCCATCGACGACAGCGTCAGCATCGACAACTTGTTCTTCAACCCTCTCATAAAATGCGACTGTTCCTTTGTCGACTCCACCATCTGCCGCATCATCGCTCT GAGGGCACGTGGGATGAATGTTACCGGACCTATTCCTCAAGAGCTTTGGAGTCTCGTTTACATCTCTAATCT GAACCTTAATCAGAATTTCTTGAGTGGCTCCTTGTCTCCTGGCATTGGTAATCTGACTCGCATGCAGTGGAT GACTTTTGGGGCCAATGCTTTGTCCGGTCCACTCCCCAAGGAAATAGGACTGCTCACTGATTTAAGATCTCT CGCTGTTGATATGAATAATTTCTCCGGCTCTCTACCGCCTGAGATTGGAAATTGCACCAGGCTTGTCAAAAT ATACATTGGAAGTTCAGGACTTACTGGTGAACTTCCTTCATCATTTGTTAATCTTGTCAACTTGGAAGAAGC TTGGATTAATGATATCCAACTTACAGGTCCGATACCTGCCTTCTTAGGAAATTGGACCAGTCTTACTACTCT GAGAATTCTGGGGACTAATTTGAGTGGTCCAATTCCATCTACATTTGCCAACTTAGCTTCGTTGACAGAACT GAGACTAGGTGAAATATCCAACAGCCGTTCTTCTCTTCAATTTATCCGGAACATGAAATCTCTAAGTGTTCT AGTATTACGGAACAATAATCTTACGGGCACAATACCTTCAAATATTGCAGATTACTTGCAGCTGCGACAACT TGATTTGAGTTTCAACAACCTAACTGGGCAGATTCCATCTTCGCTTTTCAACTCAAGCCAACTTACTCACTT GTTTCTGGGAAATAACAAGTTGAGCGGTTCCTTACCCATTAAAAAGAGTTCCTCTCTTAGTAATCT AGATGTTTCATACAATGATTTGACAGGAAATCTTCCTTCTTGGGTTCGCCTACCAAACTTGCAACT TAACCTGATTGCGAACCACTTTACAGTAGGAGGGTCTGACAGAAG GGTTTTCCCCGGACTGGACTGCCTCCAGAAGAATTTCCCCTGCAATCGAGGAAAAGGCGTAT ATTTCAACTTTTCTGTCAACTGTGGAGGCCCGGATATCAGGTCCAGTAGTGGAGCTTTGTATGAGAAAGACGAGGGGGAGCTTGGACCAGCTTCATCTTTCGTAAGTAAAACGCAGAGATGGGCAGTCAGCAATGTAGGACTATTTACTGGGAGTAACAGTAATCAATATAGAGCTCTTTCAGACACACCATTTGCAAACACTTCTGACTCAGAGCTTTTCCAATCAGCGAGGCTCTCTGCATCTTCTCTAAGGTATTACGGACTGGGGCTAGAAAACGGAGGCTATAGTGTAACACTTCAGTTTGGTGAAATACAAATACAAGGTTCTGGTACCTGGACAAGTCTTGGAAGGCGACTTTTCGATATATATGTCCAG gGAAAACTTGTTGAAAAGGATTTTGATGTGCATAGAACAGCTAACGGTTCTACTTCCCGGGTGATTCAAAGAGTTTATAAAGCAAATGTATCTGAAAATTACGTTGAAATTCATCTTTTCTGGGCTGGAAAAGGGACATGTTGTATTCCTGCTCAAGGGACATATGGGCCGTTAGTCTCTGCTATCAGTGCAACGCCAG ATTTCATACCTACTGTAGCTAATAAGTTGCCCCccgaatccaagaaaaaaattggtataattGCAGGGGCCATTGTAGGGGCAGGAATGATAAGTATCTTGGTGATTGCTATCATCTTAATCATCCGTCGGAAAAGAAAAACGGCGGCTGATGAAGAAG TGCTACACAGCCTGGACATAAGACCCTACACCTTTAGTTACTCAGAACTCAGAGCTGCAACTCAAGATTTTAATCCTTCCAACAAGCTTGGGGAGGGAGGATTTGGACCTGTTTTTAAG GGGAAACTGAACGATGGAAGAGAGATAGCCGTGAAGCAGTTATCAGTTGCATCGAGGCAAGGCAAGGGTCAATTTGTTGCGGAGATTGCCACTATATCAGCTGTTCAGCATCGCAACCCTGTAAAACTGTACGGATGCTGCATCGAGGGAAATCAGCGTATGCTTGTGGATGAATACCTCTCAAACCACAGTCTAGATCAAGCTCTGTTCGGTATGCAAATAAG AGGAAAATAG
- the LOC106320813 gene encoding nucleolar protein 56-like — protein sequence MAMYLLYESSSGYGLFEAHGLDEIGQNTEAVRSSVSDLSRFGRVVQLTAFHPFESALDALNQVNAVSEGVMTDELRSFLELNLPKVKEGKKPKFSLGTSEPKLGSHILEATKIPCQSNEFVLELLRGVRLHFDRFIKDLKPGDLEKSQLGLAHSYSRAKVKFNVNRVDNMVIQAIFLLDTLDKDINSFAMRVREWYSWHFPELVKIVNDNYLYARVSKMIDDKSKLTEDHIPMLTEVLGDEDKAKEVVEAGKASMGQDLSPLDLINVQTFAQKVMDLADYRKKLYDYLVSKMSDIAPNLAALIGDVVGARLISHAGSLTNLAKCPSSTLQILGAEKALFRALKTRGNTPKYGLIFHSSFIGRASAKNKGRIARYLANKCSIASRIDCFADGATTAFGEKLREQVEERLDFYDKGVAPRKNVDVMKEVIENLQNKDEENKETVDASAKKSKKKKAKGEEEEEVEKSEKKKKRKMETEEENEKSEKKKKKKSKSAGGDEETDDGQSKKKSKKKKKSKSEDDDE from the exons ATGGCTATGTACCTTCTCTACGAGTCTTCTTCTGGCTATGGCCTCTTCGAGGCGCACGGTCTTGATGAGATTGGGCAGAACACTGAGGCCGTCCGTAGCTCAGTCTCCGACCTCAGTCGCTTTGGCCGTGTTGTCCAGCTCACAGCATTTCACCCCTTTGAGTCTGCTCTCGATGCCCTAAACCAAGTTAACGCCGTCTCTGAag GTGTTATGACTGACGAGCTTAGAAGTTTCCTGGAGTTGAATCTTCCTAAGGTCAAAGAAGGCAAGAAACCCAAGTTCAGCTTAGGAACCTCTGAGCCTAAACTCGGTTCCCACATTTTGGAAGCCACCAAAATCCCCTGCCAGAGCAATGAGTTCGTTCTTGAGCTTCTCCGTGGTGTGCGTCTCCATTTTGACAGGTTCATCAAGGACCTTAAG CCTGGCGATCTGGAAAAATCTCAACTTGGGTTAGCTCACAGCTACAGCAGAGCCAAGGTCAAGTTCAATGTTAACCGAGTGGATAACATGGTTATTCAGGCCATTTTCCTCCTTGACACCCTTGATAAGGATATCAATTCCTTTGCCATGAGAGTCAG GGAATGGTATTCGTGGCACTTCCCCGAGCTAGTGAAGATTGTTAATGACAATTATCTTTACGCTCGTGTTTCAAAGATGATTGATGACAAGTCAAAGTTGACTGAAGACCACATCCCTATGCTTACTGAAGTCCTAGGGGATGAAGATAAAGCCAAGGAGGTCGTCGAAGCTGGGAAAGCATCCATGG GCCAGGATTTATCACCGCTTGACTTGATCAACGTACAGACCTTTGCTCAGAAAGTTATGGACCTCGCTGACTACAGAAAGAAGCTCTACGATTACCTTGTTTCTAAGATGAGCGACATTGCCCCTAATCTGGCGGCCTTGATTGGAGATGTGGTCGGTGCCCGTCTGATTTCACATGCTGGAAGTCTCACTAACCTTGCCAAATGCCCATCTTCCACCCTCCAGATTCTTGGAGCGGAGAAGGCGCTTTTCAG GGCTCTTAAAACACGAGGCAACACACCCAAGTATGGGTTGATTTTCCATTCGTCCTTCATTGGCCGAGCATCTGCTAAGAACAAGGGCCGTATCGCTCGTTATCTTGCAAACAAGTGCTCTATAGCGTCCCGTATTGATTGTTTCGCTG ATGGTGCAACAACCGCATTTGGTGAGAAGCTTCGGGAACAAGTAGAGGAAAGGCTGGACTTTTATGACAAGGGTGTTGCCCCACGTAAGAACGTGGATGTAATGAAGGAGGTGATTGAGAATCTCCAAAACAAAG ATGAGGAAAACAAGGAGACAGTGGATGCCTCagcaaagaagagcaagaagaagaaggcaaagggtgaagaagaagaggaggtgGAGAAGtcagagaaaaagaagaagaggaagatggagaCAGAAGAGGAGAATGAGAaatcagagaagaagaagaaaaagaagagtaaGTCTGCTGGAGGAGACGAGGAGACTGATGATGGTCAGAGCAAGAagaaatcgaagaagaagaagaagtcaaagAGTGAGGATGACGACGAATAG